The genomic segment AAAGGATTATTATACGGCGGGCATGGCTTGAGGTGATTCAAGTACCCTTGTATGTGTTCTAAGTAATAAGTACATTATCATGATTATGTAAAACTTGTAAATTAGTAGGAATCATGAAAAGTAATAAATTACTTAACCTGCATTAGCCTTTTCTCAAGCTTGGTAATTAACTTAGCCATAATTCCCTTAGCGGCCTCATCATCAATAACTCTACTTGTGCTATCTCTGCATGCACCGGCGCATAAGTACTCACGGATTAGTAACACTAATGCTGTTAATTCCATTAATTCAGGATCCCTATTCCTTAAATGCTCAGTAATGGTCATCATTAGTTTAATAGGCATCGTGGCTATTATTAATTCACTAGTGTTAACCTCAATATTACCTCTAATTCTCTTGAAGCCTCTTACCTTAATTAAATCACTGTTAATGCTGGCTAGATATGATAAGTAAGCCCGCCATGCTTGAATAGTATTAAATGCCGCACTCCTTAATAAGCCGGATCTTAGGAAAACCTTAGCTAGCTCTAATTCTATCCTGCTCTCATTTAATCTTAGCTCACTAATTTCGTTAATATTTAAGTGAACTCGCATAGGTTGCTATTACTACTGGTATTTATACCAATTTCTTAATTAATTTAAGATAAGGAACCGTTATTAGTGGATGCTCAGTAATCGAGGTTTAAAGATAATGTAAAAACTATGGAAACACACGATACATGATTTAGGTATATAGTATATTTATAAATATTGACTATCACGTTATGGTTACACCAGCAGCACCGAAAGCTATATAAAACCTTACTTGAATGATGCATTTGAGGTGAACAAAATGAACATAAAGGCATCAGTACGAACCATGAGTAGTTTGTTAAGTGTAGGGAAGGCCAGCGGGATAGGTAATGTTGATTCCGCGGTGAATAATAGAGAATATGAATCATTAAGAGACAGGGTTAATGATGTAGTAATAATACCGGGTTTTAATGGCCCAATAGTATTGGTTTACGATAAGAGAAGCGGGACATATAGGTTAGTTTAATCTCCTTCATTATCCTTAAAGGTCCGAGACTTTAAGTACGTTATGCAATTCAATTGCCCCTAGTTTAATGCTTAAATATTGCAACCAATGGTACCGATTTAATGGAATTTTCAATGAAAGTAAGCCTAATAAACGATGATGCATTAAAGGTAAGTATAATTAAAAGCGGCAGTAGGTACCGGGAATCCCCTGCTGTTGTTGTTAAGCCGAGTGTTGAATTAGTAAGTGGTGAGAATAGGCTTGGTCCATGGCTTGTTAAGGTTGCTGAAGATTCCATTAATGTAAGTGTAAATAACATGAATGCAACATTAAGGTTCAGTTATAGTAATGATCAAATAATAGTGAGGGGTAATTTAGGCCTCAATGATGCAGTTTATGGACTTGGTGAAAAGGCGTTACCATTGAATAGGAAAAGGTTCAGGGTAACCATGTGGAACACTGACGCCTATGGGTACAGGTATGGTTCAGATCCACTGTATGTATCAATACCGTTCTTCATAATTACTAATAAGAATGGGGCAATAGGCCACTTCGCTGATTCCACGGCTAAGGTAATTATTGATCTTGGTGCAGAGAAGGAGGATGAGTTCACGGTTATTGTGAATGATTATCAACTGGATTACTACATTATTAGGGGGCCTAGGCTTAAGGATGTGGTTACTAGGTTCATTAACTTAACAGGTAAACCCACCTTAATGCCTAAATGGGCGCTTGGGCATCAGCAAAGTAGGTACAGTTACTACCCCCAGGATAGGGTTATTGAGATTATTAAGACCTTTAAGGAGAAGGAACTGGATAACACTGTTGTATACCTTGATATACATTACATGGATGGCTACAGAATATTCACCTGGAGTAAGGATAGGTTCCCTAATCCCACTGAATTAGCTAAGGCGGCTCATGAACTTGGTGTTAAATTAGTAACCATAGTGGATCCGTATGTTAAAGTTGATCCAAATTACTACGTGTTTAAGGAGGGTATTAATGGTAATCACCTGTCGCTTGATGATGATGGTGGATTATCCATAGTTCAGGGTTGGCCAGGTAAATCAGCATTACCGGACTTCTTTAATAAGGAGGCTAGGGAGTGGTGGGCTAGTCTCATTGAGCGTTGGGTTAGGGAGTATGGTGTTGACGGTATTTGGCTAGACATGAATGAACCAGCGGCCTTCGATTATCCCAATCACACTGTTTCAAGTAAAGTAATAACTCATAGACTTGATGATGATTCAAGGGTGCCTCATGACTTCCTCCACAACGCCTATGCGCTATATGAGGCTATGGCAACATATGATGGCTTAGTTAAGGCGGGTAGAAGACCATTCGTATTATCCAGGGCCGGTTACGCCGGTATCCAGAGGTATGCGGCAGTTTGGACTGGTGATAATACCAGTAATTGGGAACACTTGAGACTGCAATTGCAGATACTCCTGGGTTTAAGTATATCAGGTGTCACATTCATTGGCGCTGATGTAGGTGGCTTTGCAAAATATGTTCCAGGGAGTGGTGGAAATGTTTTGTTTACTTTAAGTCCTGAACTACTGGTTAGGTGGTATGAGTGGGCTATTTTCTTCCCACTGCTGAGGAACCATGCCTCAATTGGGTCACCTGACCAGGAACCCTGGGCCTTTGGGCCAAGAACACTTGAATTAATTAAGAATCTTCTGAGGCTCAGGGCTAGGTTAACCCCATACTTATACTCATTAATGTGGCTTAGCCACATTAATGGTGAACCAATAGTTAGGCCATTGATATACGAGTACCCTAATGATGAGGAGGTTATTAATATTGATGATGAATTCATGCTTGGGCCATTCATGCTAATAGCACCAATGTTAACCAGTGGTAATGCCAGGGAGGTTTACTTACCTGAGGGGGAATGGGTTAATATGTGGAGTGGTGAGGTGCTTAACAAGGGATTCCACATTGTTGATGCACCACTTGGTAAGCCACCAGTATTCCTTAGGAGGGGTTCACTGATACCTGTACAGGAGACTCAGGGTGTTTTAGGCGTGCTGACGGTATTGGGTGAGGGGGAATTCACTGTTTACGATGATGATGGTGAATCATCATCACCAACACCATCAACATTAAGCCTAAGGATTAGTGGTGAATCAATTACAGTAGGTAATTGGATTAATCCAATGCCTCAATCACCATCATCAATAATACTTGAGGCCTATGTTAATAAGGAACCAGGTAAAGTAACTATTAATGATACTGAGGTGGCTAAGGCTAAGTTCAATATTGAACCAGGTCCACCATCATGGTACATGGATAAGCTACTCTACATTAGAGCGGCAACTGGGAGTAATGTTAAAATAATTAATTAAGCGTACTTAACCCAATGTTTCCTTGCCGCAATCACAAGTACTATTACTACTGCAATTAAGGCTAAGGCAAGGTAGTCAATGTACCTTGACACTAGGGTTAACCCGGTCTCCCAGGCTGGACCTAGGCTGAGGCCTATGTAAATTAACACTATATTCCATATAGTTGAACCTACTGTAGTGTAAAGCATGAATAACCACACGTTCATTCTAGCCACTCCAGCTGGTATTGATATTAAGGCCCTAATGCCGGGTATGAATTTAGCTAAAACCACTGATACACCACCATACTTGTTAAACCACTGCTCCGCAGCGTCCAAATGTCTTCTACTTATGCCAACGTACTTACCCAGCTTAAGAACTATACTGTAACCCACGTAGTAGCTTAGTAGGTATAGTATTAATGATCCAATTAGACTAGCTATTACCGAATCAATAAGGGCTGGTATTAAACTGAGTCGGCCAATATATATTAAGTATCCTGTGAACGGTAGTATTACCTCGCTTGGAATGGGTAATGATAGGGATTCCAGAGTCATAAGTATGAAAAGACCCATATAACCCATGTTCTCCACTATGAAAATCACGTTCACCAGTGATTGCAGAACCATGACTGCGTCTAATGCCGTGCTTTTTAAATGTTGCTTTACTGCTATACGCCTTGGATATATTTATTTATTCACTTGCCATTAAGTCTCTTAGATGCCTTTAAGATTGCATTAACTCTACTTAACGTAGTTGGGTGACTTAGGAAAACCTGTTTAATTAATGGTGAATGTATTGATGGGTAAGTTACCTTAACTAAAGCAGTGGCTAATGATTCCTTATAACCCTTGCTTAATGCGTATAAGTCAGCCTTAGTTTCATTAATCCTACTTAATGTAAGTGAGATGACTATAGCCAGTAATGCTATTAATGCGTAAGCGGATACTGTTACTAGGGTTAACCCAATCCTTGGTATAACGTATAGCAGCATTACAGCTGAGACCAGGGAGTAGACTACTGATGCCACCAATGCCTTATAGGTGTCTTTATTAATTATATGACCTAACTCATGGTGAATCACGGCCCTTAACTCATCTTCATTAAGGCATGCCACTAATTTAGTGCTAACCAATATTACCTTATTAATGAGGTTTAGGGATACTGCATTACATTCAGGTGATGGGACTAAGTAAACATTAATGCCTTTAATTAATGGCATTGATATTCTCTCAACATTAATACTGGTTATCATTGAACCACCTATAGCCCTTAGCCCTGATATTAACAATGTTAATTGACTCTTGCTAATGCTCTTAATTGATGAAGCATATGATACTAATCTGGCAAGCGTATCCTCAGGCACATCAATAGGTAACGTTACCACTACCTTAATTATGTTTGAACCATTAACCCTTAACTTAATCATGCGGAGGAAGGATACATAGGTGTAGGCTATGTTAGTTAATAAGACTTGCGCAATAACCACGGCTAGGGTTAGTAATATACCGTACTTCGTAAGTAGAAGGAATATAATTAAGGTTAGTATTGATGAAACAATGAATGATACTGCCGGGTTCATGGTAATTGATGAGGTAGGTCTAGTGGGTATTTTCACGTACTCTTCACCATTATCTTTAAATAACATAACAAGCTTCCTACCATTACCAATAACAGTATTCCTTAGCATAATCTTACTGAATTCATCAGCCTTCTTCAAGTCGCCACGTATTCTAAGGGATCCATTAGTAATGGCTAAGTAGAATCTAGTGAAGTACGCCTCAATGCTGATATCAGAGTTTAGCGAGTAGATAACATATAGTAAATCATTATTATTACCGGTACTTAGGTTTCTCATGATGTCAGATACCTTAATTGAGCCGAGCCTCATTAATGAGTCAAGTAGCTTACTGTACGCACGCATTCACTAAGATGCCTACGGGTACCTTTTTAACCTGAACAGTCAAGCATGGTTAACGTGACACTGACGTAATACTGTACGTCAGTGTATTATCACTCAACTGCTATAAGGGGTTAAGGAGCCCAGGTTAACCTATGGCCAGCGTTAAATTAGTACGAGAAGCTAGAATGAAGGTAACAACCCACAATAAGGTGATGCACATGAAGATGAACGTGATGATTAAGCTTAAGGAATATGCATCCTCCTCCAAGGGGAACCTAATAACAGTTAGGCCAAGTAAGATAGCCCAGGAAATAAATACTGTGGGAAGGGTGACAAGGGCTGATGGAGTTGTTATAAGGAATTTCCTAGAGCAGTTGGTTGAGAGGGGTTATATGGAGGTCATTAAGAGGAGCGCCAGGGGTAAGGTATATGGAATACGAAAGGGAGGAGAATTCTGGAAGCTCCTCATGTCACATAATCCTGAAGACATACTTGACTTAATCAATATAGAGGAGTAAGATGCTGAGTCTCTAGGCATAAGGCCTGTTTCAAACTTTTTAATGCTGCATTAATAATACTCCTAGAAGTGAAGAGGACGGGATGAACTGAAGAGTGATGAGAACCCGGGCCTGAGACTATTCATAGTGTTGCTGCTTAGTTAGTAATAGTTCAATAATATAAGGTAGGGTTCTTATTTTATACTTATGCTTAAAGAATTAGTAATATAAATGTTTGGTTAAGTTGTAGAACTAACGAATAAAGCATTAATGTTTAAAAACTCAGCATGCTAAGGTAAACCTAATGTATAAGACATATGACGTGCTTATTGTTGGCGCTGGCACAGCGGGTTCATATGCGGCATATTTAATGGCTAAGCAGGGTTTAAGTGTAGCATTAGTGGAGCGTAAGAGGGCTGAGGAGGTTTTCAAAGTAACTGGTGATGCCATTGGGAAACACCACATTGAAGAGTTAACTAAGTCAGGCTTAAGTATTAGTAATGACGTATTCATGATTAAGTACGAGGGTGCTGAATTATATAGCCCGGATTTAAGCATAAAGTACTTTGTTGCAGGTGAGGGTTACGGCCTCGATATTGGTAAGTGGGCTCAATGGCTGATTAATGCAGCTAATAATAGTGGCGCAGACATAATAGATAATCATACTGTATCAACACCAATAATTGAGGGGGGCTTCGTGAAGGGTGTTAAGGCAAGTAGGAGGGATGGAACCCAGGTTGAGTTAAGGGCTAAGGTAACAGTGGATGCCTCAGGTGCAACAGGGGTTGTGAGGACTAAGTTACCTTCACAGTATAGGATTAGTGAACCATTACTACCAGAGGATGCCTCCTACGCGTACAGGGAGATCGTTGAAGTTGATTACAGTATACCTAATCCCCAGAACATAAGGATATACCTTGATAATAATATATCACCAGGTGGTTACTGGTGGTTCTTCCCCAAGTCAGATAGGGTTGCTAACGTAGGTTTAGGCATCTGGGGTAGGTTGGTTAAGGAGAATGGCTTAAACCCAAGGATCAACTATGAGAAGTACCTAGCCTCCTCACCATACGTTAAGGGTAGGAAACTGCTTCACACTGGTGGTGGGATAGTGCCCACAAGGAGACCATTAGCCAGCATGGTTGGCCCAGGGATTGTTGCTGTTGGTGATGCTGCTGTGGCCGTTAACCCAATCCATGGCGGCGGTATTGGGCCTGCATTATTGTCATCAGCATTAGCATCAAAAGCAATAATTGAGGCATTGGAGAAGGGTGATGTTTCTGAAGCCGGCCTATGGAGGTATAATTTAGATTACTTAAATGCCTACGGCATTAAGCAGGCTCAACTAGATGTATTTAGGTTAATGCTGCAGACGCTTACCAATGATCAATTGAATAGGGGATTAAGGGCTAGGATACTTACTGAGGATGAGGTTCTTAGAATGTCAATAAGCGGTAACCTCGACTTAAGTGGCGGTAAGAAGGCATTGATGGCGCTTAGGCTACTTAAGGTACCTGATGTGGCTAGGAAGCTATCATTAGCATTAAGGTACATGAATGAGATAAAGAAAATATACATTAATTACCCAAGGGATCCCAGTGAATTAAATAATTGGCTGGCTGCACTGGTGGCTAAGTATAACGAGTATAGGCTTAAACTTAAATTACCCTTAATGACCCTTTAGGTGGTTTAATGGATCCAAGGGATCAATTAATAAGGTACTTCATTGAAACATACAATAAAGGGCTTAATACATTAATGGGTGGTAATGCAAGCATCAGAATAGGTGATTCAGTACTAATAACACCAAGCGGTGTACCTAAGTCTGAATTGACGATTAATGATATAGTTGAATTATCAATAAATGGTAACGTTATTGAAGGTAATAGGAAACCGTCCTCAGAATGGAGAATGCACTTATCAATATACAGGGTAAGTGACTATAAGGCTGTAATACATGCGCATGCACCATCAATAATAACCCTATACCTAGCTGGATTAAGCCTTGACTTAAGCGTCGTGAGTGAGGCTAAGTCATATATACGTAAGATTAGTGATGTAGAATTCATTAAACCCGGTACCCAGGAATTAGCTGATGAAGTGTCAATGAGGATTAAGGATGGGGCTGATTTAATAGTGCTTAAGAACCATGGAGTGGTGGCTGTTGGTTACTCACTTCCTGAGGCGTTAAATAAAATTGAGGTTGCTGAGGATACTGCTAAAATGCTATTAACATTGAGGTTAATTAATAAGTATTAAAGCCTAGATATTATATAGAGCAGTAAAACACCCACTAGGTTCATTATCGTTATTGCAAGTGCTGGTAATGCAATAAATGGCCCCATACCGGCGATCATCCAATTATAATAGGTTAGGATCATCGCTATACTTTCAATTAAGAAAACAGAGGATACTCCTAAAAGTATTTTCCCAGTTCTAGTGAATCCAATACCTAGGTAATTCCTAATCATTAATACTAAAACTAAGGCTTGAATCACAGATAATGATATATCAATATACCATATGTAACCCATTACTCATCACCCTCATTCAACTCCCTTAAACCAATCATCCTAATAATATCTACTAGAATGCTCCACTTATTATTTAACTCATCACTTACCAAGTATGGTGCCCCATATCCTTCACCAGCCTTAACTATTAGACCGTTTCTCTCAAGAATCTCTAAGTGATATAACACTGTCCTATAATTAACGTTAAGATACTTAGCTAATTGATTAGGATTCATGGGTCTCTTCCTAAGAGCCTCAAGAATCCTATACCTCATTAAACCACCCCTAGAGCCACCTATTAGCCAAATTAGTAATCTTTTTAAATCCTTATCATAATTAGCCATTATTAATTCACTATTAATCAACAGTTTATAAGCATTCACCTTACTCACAATGTCCTTAACGGTTTCTCATTTATATCCTTTTTCACTAATTTATTGCAATTTTATTAAGAATCTAATGCTATAATTTTAGTGTGGGATTTGTAATAAAAACTGAATAAAGTTTATTTATAGGCTAATGCAATGATGCATCATGGATGCGAAAACAATAGGCCTAATAGTAGCGGTGGTGTTAGCGGTCATAGGCTTTGGACTTACCGGATACTACGCCACTAGAACACCCATGGTTCCAACAATGACGACAACGATGGTTAGTACGGTTACCTCAACAGTCACATCAACGTCAACAATGCCGGCATCAACAGTCACGGTAACTAGCACTGCACCGGCGTCAACATCAACAGTGACAACCACGGTTACGGTTCCATCAACAACCACCGTCACCTCAACACAAACCGTCACCACCACACAGGTGGTCACATCTACAACCACTACTACAATGCAACCAAACCAATCCATGATGCCTGAATTAATACCAGTGGCTAACAGTACTGTAATGGTTGATGCAGCTAAGGGGGCTACGGTGAGGCTCGGCAACATAATAGTTATCATTAGGCCAGGAACCTACGTAATGACACCCAGTGGTCAAATGCTGAGTAGCTACAGCTTCTCAATTATTGATTACCAGGTTTACGGCCTAAGCCCAGTTATGGGTAATCAACCAGTGTTTGCGTTTGCATATGCTGTTAATGGGCAGGTTTCACCAGGCTACACCTTCGTTAACCAGGAGGGTAAACCCTACGCTGTGGTTACTATCGTTAGGATGCCTAATACTTGGGGTAGCTGGACGTGGCTAGGCTTCACCCAGGAGACTAATGGGACATTAATAGGTGGGCACTATGCGTTCCAGGATGAGTGGGTTTACGCTGGGTCAGGGTTATTCGTGAACTTCCAGTTCGTTAAGCCGGTGCCATGGGTCTTTGTGAATACTGGCATGCCCGCATCATCAATGGTAATGTACACTACACCCACTATGCCGAATTCCACAGAAGTCACCGCAATGGCTCCTGAATTAATACCAGTGGGTATTGGTACATTAGCAGTTAATGGGTCAATGGGTGGTGCAGTGGCTGTGGGTAATCTACTAGCCATAATACTACCGGGTACCTTCGTTAAAACACCCAGTGGTCAAATACTTAAGATGTATAACTTCAGTCTAGTGTACCAGGCTATTATGAATATTCCACCACTTAATGAGAGCGACACTTATTACTGGCCATTATTCTCATACGCCTTTGCAGTGAATAACCAGATTAATGTTGGCTACACCTTCGTTAACGCCAGTGGTTCACCTGTACCAGTGCTGACTGTTGCCTTCCTACCACCTTGGTTCACCTCATGGACATGGTTAGGTTATGTTCAGTTACCTGATGGCACATTAATGGGCGGTAAATACACATTCCCCAACCCATGGATACCTGGTGACGATTACATAGTTAACGTAGTGTTCATTAAGCCGGTGCCATGGGTGTTCTTGGCTGTTGAGCATGGTTACGTTAACATGACCATGAGCACAACGACTACAACAACCACGTCATCATCAGGCTCAGGTTACGTGTGGGGTGGTTGATTTAAAAATTTAAATTAAAAATTATTTCAAATTATTTTTCATTTAATTTAAGCATACTTAATGCCTTATCAAGGATTATTCTAGCCAGTTCCCTCTTATGGGCTGGCCCAATCTTAACATATGAACCATCTCTATTAACTACGTAGTATACGTCATTCATGGTACCAAACCCCAGTTTACTAACATCGTGAGCCGCAACAATATCCCATGAACCCTCACTCATCCTCCTTAAGGCCCTCTTCAATAATTCATCCTCATTAACATTAACCTCAGCCTTATACCCAACAATGATGGTGCTTGGAGATGCTGCCTTGGCTTCATTGATTATCTTGGGTGCCTTAATCAATGTCACCTCAACCTTATCAACATCACTACTTAACTTACCACTAACCCTATTACCCACGTAGAAGTCAAGAGGTGCTGCTGCGAATACTGCAATGTGAATGCGCCTACTCTTAAGCACTTCAACAACTGCATTACGCATATCCACTACACCATTCACGTTAATCACATTAACACCATTAGGGTACTTTACATTGACTGGACCTGATACAACGTAAACCTCAGCACCCCTAGCTGCAGCCTCCCTGGCTATATAGTACCCAGTTAATCCACTGCTTGGTGTTGTCACATACTTGACGTCATCAATATACTCCCTGGTTGGACCTGAGGTGACCAATACCCTTAATCCACTCATGTTCCTTGGTGACGTTAAGTCTATTGTGGATTCAATAATCTCATCAGTGGGCGGTATTTTAGCCTTACCCTCCTCAATAATTGGTTCAAGGAACTTTACACCAAGGTTCCTTAATTTCTCCACGTTACTCCTCACAATTGGGTTCACCCACATGTTAATGTTCATGGCTGGAACCATTAGTATTGGTTTACCAGCACCTATGGCTACCGTTAAGCATAGTGAAGCTGGTGAATCAGATACGCCACTGGCAACTTTACCTATTAAATTAGCTGTAGCCGGTGCAACCACAATGGCGTCTGAGTTGGCGCATAGGCTAACATGCTCAGTGTAACCACTTAATTCAACTAATGGTTTAACCCCAGTGGCCCAATGCATTATTAACGGATTCAATAATCTTGAGGCAGTCCTACTCATGAAAACCTCTACGAAGGCTCCATGCCTAATTAACCCTCTAGCAACGTCAGGAATCCTATATATTGACACACTACCAGTAACTACGAGTACTATTCTTTTACCTTTAAGTAATCCACTTAAGCTACCTCTAATGGCCTCAACGTCCTCACTCACGTGAAGACTCACTCCCCTCTTTATTTAAACATAGTTTACTTTAAGATTGGGAAATAAGGCAACGCCCACTGGTTAATAATTGGGGAAAGTCATTACTGGGCCGATAAGTTTATATAGCTTGATGCGATTATTATTGACTAATGATAAGTACTGATGGTATTTTAATAACGCTTGCATTAATTATATTGATTGGTTATGTTGGTGATTACTTGTTTCGATTAACCAGGGTACCGGAGGCTGTGATTCTAATGCTCATAGGGATATTACTTGTGCCCATTGGTCATATTATCCCCATAAAATATGTTACGCTACTTAGGGAATTAGCCCCACTCTTCGGTGATATAGCCCTAGTTATGATTATGTTTGATGGTGGACGTAAGATAAGTTTCAGGACCCCATTATCCTCAAGCGGCCTTGGCTTAACGTTAGCAACACTGGACGTGGTCATACCATCTGCATTACTGGCTGTTATAATGTACTCATTCTTCAACTGGCCCCTCGTATACGGGGCAATACTGGGTGCTATATTGGGTGAAACAACTACAACAGTCATAGTACCATTAGCCACTAGGCTAGTTATAAGTGATTCAGTCTATAATATGATAGTCATAGAGGCTACGTTCAACTCCGTGGTATCAATTCTACTCTTCTACCTCCTAACAATACTTCTAACCGGTCAGTTCTCAATCCTATCCTACACTAGGTACGTAATATCATACTTCAGCATTGCGGTATTCCTAGGTTTAGTAATGGGGATGCTGTGGCTATTGGCATTGAACTGGGTTAAGAGTACTAAGGCATATGCCGTTACAATAGGTATTGCCTTCCTACTCTATGGCGTAGTTGACTTACTTGGTGGTGCAGCTGTGGTTGCTGTTCTGATTTTCGCAATAATCATAGGTAACCATGAAGTGATCAGTGAATACATGGGTCTTAGGCTTAACATTGATGAGGATAGGCTTAACGTTGTTGAGGATGAATTAGAGTTCCTTGTTAGAACATTCTTCTACGTCCTAATAGGAATGATCTCAATAATATCCCTATACTATGCACTTCTAGCCCTAGTGATCACTGGGCTTCTTTTAGCCATTAGGTATATTGAAATATTCTCAATAATTAAAGACAGCAAAACATCCACACTACTGTTTGCCCTAGCCCCAAGAGGCTTAACTGCAGCTGTATTAGCAAGTATATTCCTAAATATGAATTACCAACCATACTCAACCCACGTATTCCTAGTAACCTTCATGGTCATAATATTCACCAACATTGTATCAA from the Caldivirga maquilingensis IC-167 genome contains:
- a CDS encoding DNA-binding protein, with product MKMNVMIKLKEYASSSKGNLITVRPSKIAQEINTVGRVTRADGVVIRNFLEQLVERGYMEVIKRSARGKVYGIRKGGEFWKLLMSHNPEDILDLINIEE
- a CDS encoding digeranylgeranylglycerophospholipid reductase produces the protein MYKTYDVLIVGAGTAGSYAAYLMAKQGLSVALVERKRAEEVFKVTGDAIGKHHIEELTKSGLSISNDVFMIKYEGAELYSPDLSIKYFVAGEGYGLDIGKWAQWLINAANNSGADIIDNHTVSTPIIEGGFVKGVKASRRDGTQVELRAKVTVDASGATGVVRTKLPSQYRISEPLLPEDASYAYREIVEVDYSIPNPQNIRIYLDNNISPGGYWWFFPKSDRVANVGLGIWGRLVKENGLNPRINYEKYLASSPYVKGRKLLHTGGGIVPTRRPLASMVGPGIVAVGDAAVAVNPIHGGGIGPALLSSALASKAIIEALEKGDVSEAGLWRYNLDYLNAYGIKQAQLDVFRLMLQTLTNDQLNRGLRARILTEDEVLRMSISGNLDLSGGKKALMALRLLKVPDVARKLSLALRYMNEIKKIYINYPRDPSELNNWLAALVAKYNEYRLKLKLPLMTL
- a CDS encoding M48 family metallopeptidase encodes the protein MRAYSKLLDSLMRLGSIKVSDIMRNLSTGNNNDLLYVIYSLNSDISIEAYFTRFYLAITNGSLRIRGDLKKADEFSKIMLRNTVIGNGRKLVMLFKDNGEEYVKIPTRPTSSITMNPAVSFIVSSILTLIIFLLLTKYGILLTLAVVIAQVLLTNIAYTYVSFLRMIKLRVNGSNIIKVVVTLPIDVPEDTLARLVSYASSIKSISKSQLTLLISGLRAIGGSMITSINVERISMPLIKGINVYLVPSPECNAVSLNLINKVILVSTKLVACLNEDELRAVIHHELGHIINKDTYKALVASVVYSLVSAVMLLYVIPRIGLTLVTVSAYALIALLAIVISLTLSRINETKADLYALSKGYKESLATALVKVTYPSIHSPLIKQVFLSHPTTLSRVNAILKASKRLNGK
- a CDS encoding DedA family protein; its protein translation is MVLQSLVNVIFIVENMGYMGLFILMTLESLSLPIPSEVILPFTGYLIYIGRLSLIPALIDSVIASLIGSLILYLLSYYVGYSIVLKLGKYVGISRRHLDAAEQWFNKYGGVSVVLAKFIPGIRALISIPAGVARMNVWLFMLYTTVGSTIWNIVLIYIGLSLGPAWETGLTLVSRYIDYLALALIAVVIVLVIAARKHWVKYA
- a CDS encoding glycoside hydrolase family 31 protein, coding for MEFSMKVSLINDDALKVSIIKSGSRYRESPAVVVKPSVELVSGENRLGPWLVKVAEDSINVSVNNMNATLRFSYSNDQIIVRGNLGLNDAVYGLGEKALPLNRKRFRVTMWNTDAYGYRYGSDPLYVSIPFFIITNKNGAIGHFADSTAKVIIDLGAEKEDEFTVIVNDYQLDYYIIRGPRLKDVVTRFINLTGKPTLMPKWALGHQQSRYSYYPQDRVIEIIKTFKEKELDNTVVYLDIHYMDGYRIFTWSKDRFPNPTELAKAAHELGVKLVTIVDPYVKVDPNYYVFKEGINGNHLSLDDDGGLSIVQGWPGKSALPDFFNKEAREWWASLIERWVREYGVDGIWLDMNEPAAFDYPNHTVSSKVITHRLDDDSRVPHDFLHNAYALYEAMATYDGLVKAGRRPFVLSRAGYAGIQRYAAVWTGDNTSNWEHLRLQLQILLGLSISGVTFIGADVGGFAKYVPGSGGNVLFTLSPELLVRWYEWAIFFPLLRNHASIGSPDQEPWAFGPRTLELIKNLLRLRARLTPYLYSLMWLSHINGEPIVRPLIYEYPNDEEVINIDDEFMLGPFMLIAPMLTSGNAREVYLPEGEWVNMWSGEVLNKGFHIVDAPLGKPPVFLRRGSLIPVQETQGVLGVLTVLGEGEFTVYDDDGESSSPTPSTLSLRISGESITVGNWINPMPQSPSSIILEAYVNKEPGKVTINDTEVAKAKFNIEPGPPSWYMDKLLYIRAATGSNVKIIN
- a CDS encoding PaREP1 family protein, whose translation is MRVHLNINEISELRLNESRIELELAKVFLRSGLLRSAAFNTIQAWRAYLSYLASINSDLIKVRGFKRIRGNIEVNTSELIIATMPIKLMMTITEHLRNRDPELMELTALVLLIREYLCAGACRDSTSRVIDDEAAKGIMAKLITKLEKRLMQVK
- a CDS encoding ArsR/SmtB family transcription factor, producing the protein MSKVNAYKLLINSELIMANYDKDLKRLLIWLIGGSRGGLMRYRILEALRKRPMNPNQLAKYLNVNYRTVLYHLEILERNGLIVKAGEGYGAPYLVSDELNNKWSILVDIIRMIGLRELNEGDE
- a CDS encoding class II aldolase/adducin family protein, yielding MDPRDQLIRYFIETYNKGLNTLMGGNASIRIGDSVLITPSGVPKSELTINDIVELSINGNVIEGNRKPSSEWRMHLSIYRVSDYKAVIHAHAPSIITLYLAGLSLDLSVVSEAKSYIRKISDVEFIKPGTQELADEVSMRIKDGADLIVLKNHGVVAVGYSLPEALNKIEVAEDTAKMLLTLRLINKY